The Raphanus sativus cultivar WK10039 chromosome 2, ASM80110v3, whole genome shotgun sequence genome includes a region encoding these proteins:
- the LOC108833332 gene encoding uncharacterized protein At4g02000-like, whose amino-acid sequence MFLDKGIQTYHEWALAVDSWFENPPPDYLQYVPIWVQIKNIPVNHYTKEAITAIRELMGHVDTVAFDPTKPQRHDFVWVKIILHVSKPLSKFRTLNLRGGLQHTVYFFYEKVQKRCYLCQHLTHASDICPFVNRNPPNPGDTPATSSTSSSRQSQQAQQPLSESDPLFGVLKDDQVGIHPISGRPRIAPEVLQEM is encoded by the coding sequence ATGTTTTTGGATAAAGGCATTCAAACTTATCATGAATGGGCTCTTGCGGTTGATTCATGGTTTGAAAATCCTCCTCCCGATTATCTTCAGTATGTTCCGATTTGGGTTCAAATTAAGAACATACCGGTCAACCACTACACCAAAGAAGCTATCACAGCAATCAGGGAGCTTATGGGACATGTTGACACTGTAGCCTTTGATCCTACAAAACCGCAGCGACATGATTTTGTTTGGGTCAAAATCATCTTGCATGTCTCTAAGCCGCTCAGCAAATTCCGTACCCTAAATCTTCGTGGTGGCTTACAACACACGGTTTACTTCTTCTATGAAAAAGTGCAGAAAAGATGCTATCTTTGTCAACATTTGACGCATGCAAGTGATATTTGCCCTTTTGTGAACCGAAATCCTCCAAACCCTGGTGACACACCTGCTACCAGCTCCACTTCCTCCAGCCGTCAATCTCAACAAGCTCAACAACCCCTCTCAGAATCTGATCCTCTGTTTGGTGTGTTGAAGGATGATCAAGTTGGAATCCATCC